In Pedobacter sp. W3I1, one DNA window encodes the following:
- a CDS encoding rhamnogalacturonan acetylesterase, which translates to MKPITTYLSIVLLTALIIFSSCIILKQQDKPTLFLIGDSTVKNGKGKGDGALWGWGSFIGDLFNSEKINVENDALGGTSSRTFQTNGLWDAVLAKVKKGDFVMMQFGHNDSSPLDDTARARGTIKGIGTESKEIYNPIKKKQEVVYTYGWYLRKFISDIKAKGATAIICSPIPRNPVKDDTVVLANDDYAGWAEEVAKAEKVDFIPLNQIIKDKYAALSAAEVKTFFTEKDHTHTNEAGAKLNADAVVEGLKKLKSNKLTSYLK; encoded by the coding sequence ATGAAACCAATAACTACATATTTAAGCATTGTTCTCTTAACTGCTCTTATTATTTTTTCTTCCTGCATCATCTTAAAACAGCAAGATAAACCTACTTTATTTCTCATTGGCGATTCGACCGTTAAAAACGGAAAAGGCAAAGGCGATGGCGCTTTATGGGGCTGGGGGAGCTTCATCGGAGATTTATTCAACAGCGAGAAGATCAATGTAGAAAATGATGCCCTTGGCGGTACCAGCAGTCGTACTTTCCAAACCAATGGCTTGTGGGATGCCGTTTTAGCAAAAGTAAAAAAAGGCGATTTTGTGATGATGCAGTTTGGCCATAACGATAGCAGCCCCTTAGATGATACTGCCCGCGCCCGTGGTACCATAAAAGGCATTGGAACAGAAAGTAAAGAAATTTATAACCCGATTAAGAAAAAACAGGAAGTGGTTTACACTTATGGCTGGTACCTGCGCAAATTCATCAGCGATATTAAAGCCAAGGGTGCAACAGCGATTATTTGTTCACCAATTCCACGCAATCCGGTTAAAGATGATACCGTGGTTTTAGCGAATGATGATTATGCTGGCTGGGCGGAAGAAGTTGCAAAAGCCGAAAAAGTCGATTTTATTCCATTGAACCAAATTATTAAAGATAAATACGCCGCTTTAAGCGCGGCTGAGGTGAAAACTTTTTTTACAGAGAAAGACCACACGCATACCAATGAAGCAGGAGCGAAGTTAAATGCAGATGCTGTTGTAGAAGGCCTGAAGAAATTAAAAAGCAATAAACTGACTAGCTACCTGAAATAA
- a CDS encoding sugar-binding domain-containing protein, with the protein MQIQVNRVFKVLIGITFIFLSITQTHAQSILLAGKWRFKIDAKDEGIKGKWYSTILPESVNLPGSMAENLKGDDITLKTKWTGSIYDSSYFFHPRLEKYRKPGNLKIPFWLTPAKHYTGAAWYQKDVEIPANWKDKRLVLSLEYPHSETKVWIDDIEIGTQYTFVVAQNFELPANLKAGKHTITLLIDNRIKAINVGQDSHSLTDHTQGNWNGVVGKMELVAGSPVYFEDIQVYPDLKNKSAKVKIQLKANAKQSSTGKITLAATTFNTKNVLQVKPVTAAYQITNGNGSLEINLPLGDKIATWDEFDPALYRLTAKLISKEGKKDEKKIQFGMREFKAVGRTFEINGRPVFLRGTVNNCEFPLTGYPSMDVAAWVRIFKISKAHGLNHMRFHSFCPPEAAFIAADQVGFYLQPEGPSWANHGTSIGDGKPIDQFIYDETSRMAKNYGNYASFCMMAYGNEPRGKQVEYLTKFNNYWKAKDSRRLYTGASVGGSWPVIPNNEYMVRAGARGLDWGRKPESISTYAKQIEQFTVPFVAHEMGQYCAFPNFDEIKKYTGVYRAKNFEMFQEDLKDHDMADQGHDFLMASGKLQALCYKNEIEKALRTPNYNGYQLLSLNDYPGQGTALVGVLDAFWDEKGYISAKEFKRFSNSTVPLLKVSKFVFTNNETLEAAVEVAHFGKAPIENAKLSWTLKDESGTNLAKDSFNPKTLAVTNCIAIGEIKFPLNTIIKATKLKLEVTIDGTEFANDWSFWVYPAQLPQVKSNVYYCTSLDDKAQAVLADGGNVFLNAAGKVVKGKEVVQTFLPVFWNTSWFKMRPPHTLGILCDPKHAAFKNFPTDYHSDMQWWEIVNKSQVMNLEDFPSGFKPIIQPIDTWFLNRRLALVFEAKVGKGKLIVSSANLSPDLKDTPAAQQLYFSLQQYMASDQFNPKYEVAFNTVKDIFESPSKIQFDTFTKDSPDELKPKPKTN; encoded by the coding sequence ATGCAGATACAGGTTAACCGGGTTTTCAAAGTGCTGATAGGCATTACTTTTATATTTTTAAGCATCACGCAAACACATGCCCAAAGCATTTTGCTTGCCGGCAAGTGGCGTTTCAAAATTGATGCTAAAGATGAAGGCATAAAAGGGAAATGGTATTCCACTATTCTTCCCGAATCTGTTAACTTGCCAGGCTCGATGGCCGAAAATTTAAAGGGTGATGACATTACCCTCAAAACCAAATGGACCGGAAGTATTTACGATAGCTCGTACTTTTTCCACCCCCGTTTAGAAAAGTACCGTAAACCAGGCAACCTGAAAATACCTTTCTGGTTAACGCCTGCCAAACATTATACAGGTGCTGCATGGTATCAGAAAGATGTCGAAATTCCTGCTAATTGGAAGGATAAGCGGCTGGTCTTATCTTTGGAGTATCCACATTCAGAAACAAAGGTTTGGATAGATGATATCGAAATCGGAACACAGTACACCTTTGTGGTTGCGCAAAATTTTGAACTCCCGGCAAATTTAAAAGCAGGAAAACATACCATTACTTTATTGATTGATAACCGTATCAAGGCGATCAATGTAGGGCAGGATTCGCATAGTTTAACCGATCATACACAAGGAAACTGGAATGGGGTGGTAGGTAAAATGGAGCTGGTGGCTGGTTCGCCTGTTTATTTTGAAGATATTCAGGTTTACCCTGATCTGAAAAATAAATCTGCGAAGGTTAAAATTCAGCTTAAAGCTAATGCTAAGCAATCCTCTACCGGGAAAATTACGCTGGCTGCTACAACTTTTAATACCAAAAATGTACTCCAGGTTAAACCTGTAACAGCGGCTTACCAAATTACAAATGGCAACGGGAGTTTGGAAATCAATTTGCCACTAGGTGATAAAATAGCCACCTGGGATGAGTTTGATCCGGCATTATACCGTTTAACAGCCAAACTAATTTCGAAAGAAGGCAAAAAAGACGAGAAAAAAATACAGTTCGGCATGCGCGAGTTTAAAGCTGTAGGCAGAACTTTTGAAATTAACGGTCGCCCGGTTTTTTTACGCGGTACGGTTAACAATTGCGAATTTCCGCTAACAGGTTATCCATCAATGGATGTTGCAGCATGGGTGCGCATTTTTAAGATTTCGAAAGCTCACGGATTAAATCACATGCGTTTTCATTCGTTTTGTCCGCCTGAAGCCGCATTTATTGCCGCAGATCAGGTTGGTTTTTACCTTCAGCCAGAAGGGCCCAGTTGGGCCAATCACGGTACATCAATCGGAGATGGAAAACCAATCGACCAATTTATTTACGACGAAACCAGCCGCATGGCCAAAAACTATGGCAATTATGCATCCTTTTGTATGATGGCCTATGGTAACGAACCACGTGGCAAGCAGGTAGAATACCTTACGAAATTTAATAATTACTGGAAAGCTAAAGATTCGAGACGATTGTACACCGGCGCATCGGTAGGTGGCAGCTGGCCGGTTATTCCAAACAACGAATATATGGTGCGTGCGGGTGCCAGGGGTTTAGATTGGGGCAGAAAGCCTGAAAGCATTTCTACCTATGCCAAACAGATTGAACAGTTTACGGTGCCTTTTGTGGCGCACGAAATGGGGCAGTATTGTGCTTTTCCTAATTTCGATGAAATTAAAAAATACACAGGTGTTTACCGTGCGAAAAACTTCGAAATGTTTCAGGAAGATCTTAAAGACCATGATATGGCTGATCAGGGGCACGATTTTTTAATGGCTTCTGGAAAATTACAAGCCCTTTGTTATAAAAATGAAATCGAAAAAGCATTGCGTACACCGAATTACAATGGTTACCAGTTATTGTCGCTAAATGATTACCCAGGACAGGGAACAGCACTTGTAGGTGTTTTAGATGCCTTTTGGGATGAAAAGGGTTATATCAGCGCTAAAGAATTCAAACGTTTTTCTAACAGCACAGTACCCCTTTTAAAAGTTTCAAAATTTGTTTTTACCAATAACGAAACCTTAGAAGCTGCGGTAGAAGTGGCACATTTCGGAAAAGCGCCAATTGAAAATGCAAAACTCTCGTGGACACTCAAAGATGAAAGCGGCACAAATTTGGCCAAAGACAGTTTCAATCCTAAAACTTTAGCGGTTACCAATTGTATTGCCATTGGTGAGATTAAATTTCCGTTAAATACGATTATAAAAGCGACTAAACTGAAACTGGAAGTTACCATTGATGGAACTGAGTTTGCCAACGATTGGAGTTTTTGGGTTTATCCGGCGCAACTGCCACAAGTTAAAAGTAATGTGTATTACTGCACCAGTTTAGATGACAAAGCGCAGGCTGTTTTGGCCGATGGTGGCAATGTTTTTCTCAACGCAGCTGGCAAAGTGGTAAAAGGAAAAGAAGTGGTGCAAACCTTTCTTCCTGTTTTTTGGAATACCTCCTGGTTTAAAATGCGTCCGCCACATACCTTAGGGATTTTATGCGATCCAAAACATGCTGCTTTTAAAAATTTTCCAACCGATTATCATAGCGATATGCAATGGTGGGAAATTGTAAATAAATCGCAGGTAATGAACCTCGAAGATTTTCCGTCAGGATTTAAGCCAATTATCCAACCGATTGATACCTGGTTTTTGAACCGCCGTTTGGCATTGGTTTTCGAAGCCAAAGTAGGCAAGGGAAAGCTGATTGTTTCGAGTGCCAATCTCTCGCCTGATTTAAAAGATACTCCTGCAGCACAGCAGCTTTATTTCAGTTTGCAGCAGTATATGGCGTCTGATCAGTTTAATCCAAAATATGAAGTGGCTTTTAATACTGTTAAAGATATCTTTGAAAGCCCATCGAAAATTCAGTTCGATACCTTTACAAAAGATAGTCCAGATGAGTTAAAACCAAAACCAAAAACCAATTAA
- a CDS encoding rhamnogalacturonan acetylesterase, which yields MKLKPIKLLAAIAIIFLASAFIKGDKPTLHTIGDSTVRNSNKETWGWGTPIASLFDTTKIHVENNAMAGRSTRTFLSEGRWDKVLETLKPGDFVTMQFGHNDGSAPDTTKAGRRGVLKGTGEETKVLTWPDGRVETVHTYGWYIRKFVRETKAKGATPIVLSMIPRNIFKDGKVVRANNDFGKWAADVAKEENAYFVDLNKITADKYDALGPDKVKLYFPGDHTHTNLEGAKVNAASVVEGIKELKDCNLKKYLL from the coding sequence ATGAAGCTTAAACCCATAAAACTACTTGCAGCAATAGCCATCATCTTTTTGGCCTCGGCATTTATAAAAGGCGACAAACCCACATTACATACCATTGGCGATTCTACCGTTCGTAATTCGAACAAAGAAACCTGGGGCTGGGGAACACCGATTGCTTCACTGTTTGATACCACAAAAATCCATGTAGAAAATAATGCCATGGCGGGAAGAAGCACCCGTACTTTTTTGTCAGAGGGCAGATGGGATAAGGTTTTAGAAACATTAAAACCAGGCGATTTCGTTACCATGCAGTTTGGGCATAACGACGGAAGTGCCCCTGATACCACAAAAGCTGGCAGAAGAGGTGTATTAAAAGGAACCGGTGAAGAAACCAAAGTATTAACCTGGCCAGATGGAAGGGTAGAAACTGTACATACTTACGGCTGGTATATCCGCAAATTTGTGCGTGAAACCAAAGCAAAAGGAGCCACACCAATTGTACTTTCGATGATTCCCAGGAACATTTTTAAAGATGGTAAAGTGGTACGCGCCAATAACGATTTCGGGAAATGGGCCGCTGATGTAGCCAAAGAAGAAAATGCTTATTTCGTCGACCTGAACAAAATTACAGCCGATAAATATGATGCGCTTGGCCCCGATAAAGTAAAACTCTATTTCCCCGGTGACCATACCCATACCAATCTGGAAGGCGCAAAAGTAAACGCCGCATCTGTTGTAGAGGGGATTAAAGAATTAAAAGACTGTAATTTGAAGAAGTATCTGCTTTAA